The Elaeis guineensis isolate ETL-2024a chromosome 14, EG11, whole genome shotgun sequence genomic sequence AGTTGAGCATCCCAAAGAGCTTAAACTCATGTTATGGTAGCCAACCATTTAGACAGCTGGGGATAGCATGGGAGAAGGGGAAGCTGGAAAAGCAAATAGATCCAGCACAGTGCAAGTGATGATGAAGGCTGAAAGGATTTATCTTGAAAACAAAATTCTTTGAAGAAAacacaagaaaaataaaaaaaatagatgggcATTTTTCTAATCTCAATTCTTATGCATGGATTATGTTTACATGTTTAAGAATGTCTAATGGCATAAGCCTTGTTGATTAACTTCAAtagcagccaaaaaaaaaaaagaataagcacAATGTCACTCAACAGAAAATTACCAAATATAAATCATCAAACATGATAAAGTTCTCGCAACAGAAGAGAAGAGTGTCTATCAAAGCAACctaataatttcaacaataactTAAATGATAGTACTAAAAAAGGTTCATGGTAATAACAGCAACACAAATGAAGAGGGACCGCACAATAGTTAAGATAACAATATTTAAAGAGAGGTTAAGAAAAATAGTATGAATAATAACTGAACAACCATAAATAGAAAATAGGAAATGAAATGAACATTGAAGTAAAGTTAccttatttttcttctccaaaCCACCAATTATACGATCAATAGCAGCTTCAAAATGCTGCATTGTAACATGTGTTTCTTCACTTCTTGCAGCTATAAGAGCAGCCTCATTGCAAACATTGGCAATGTCAGCGCCAGCAAATCCAGGCGTAAGGGCAGCTAGCCTTTGGGAGTAATATGATGGATCTTTATCCATCTTGATCTTCTTAAGATATATACGGAATATCTGATCACGTCCTTTTATGTCAGGTTTGTCGATTGTAATTTGACGATCAAACCGACCTGGCCTTAACAGGGCCTTATCCAAGATATCAGGCCGATTGGTGCCAGCAAGTACAACCACCCCAGAGGTTGTTCCAAATCCATCCATCTCCACGAGTAATTGATTTAGTGTGCTTTCACGCTCATCATTGGAACCCGAGAAGCCTCCACGGCCTCTTGCTCGACCAATtgcatcaatttcatcaataaaaattatgctAGGTGCACACTGTCGGGCTTCTGCAAACAAGTTCCTCACTCTGGAAGGTCCAACACCAACAAACATTTCCATAAAATCTGAACCAGCAATAGACAAGAAAGGTACACCAGATTCCCCAGCTGTTGCTTTTGCAAGAAGTGTTTTCCCTGTACCAGGAGGGCCTACAAGAAGGGCACCTTTGGGAATTTTCGCTCCTAGTTCCTCATATTTCTTTGGATTTTTTAAGAAGTGCACAAATTCCATAATTTCTTGTTTGGCCTCATCACAGCCAGCTACATCTTTAAAGAATACCTGGACCAGACATACAGGTACAAAATCATCACTACCCATTCAACTAAAATGATCAAGCAAAAGTCATTATATAAAGCATCAAAAAGATGGAACTGATCATGATGAATATGCTCTCCAATGCAACTATTGGTAGTATCATAATTCAATCCTTATCCTGTAATCAACCCACAATAGTTAAAGGTGAACATTACAGATGGGAGGAAAGGGCTAATGTGCAAGTGAGATGCTGACCTTATTTTTTGAATTCTTATCCATCTTTGTCACTTGAGCTTTTCCAATGTTAAATATCCCACGATTCCCCCTTCCTGCACCACCACCTATGCTAAATCCGCCTTGTATTCTTCGCCCCATCAGGTAAATAAGCCCCACAAGAAACAATGTTGGAGCAAATCTAAGCAATTCCTGGTACCAAATTACTTCAGAAATATATCTGACAGGGACATAATCATGAGGATCTATCCCCAAGGCTTTCTGAGCTTCATCCAATTTTTCTTCAAATGATTCCACAGTTCCAATGTTGAAGTAATACTTATACTGGCTACCAGTATGCCCGGGAGGCATATTTGTTGGGGATCGTTGGATCTCATTGTCCTCCGTTTGCTTGCTTATCTTTGGATAATTTCTGACATACACTTTTGCAACTGATTTATTGGACACAACAATGTGATCCACTAAACCAGGTTCCAACAGCTTATTCTTAAACTCCTGGAAACTAATCTGTAAGAAATAACATTAAAATCATCTGACATCAGAAAAATGGAAAAGCAAGAAATTACATTGATATCTAGGCACAAACTACTATTACTGAAAAACTACAAATTCAGTCTTCTCAGGACAACACAACTTTATTTTTCTGCATGGAACAAGTTACTGGTGGCATGTGattgaataaaaatatcaaggaaTCCTATTATTTAGAAGTGACAACAAACAGATGAAATGTAAAATCACTTAATTGGTCATAAATGCAGGACTAACCTCTTTTTGGTCAGAAGAGCCCAATGAAAAGGATGAAAGCAATAGTCCAATAAACAGTATAGGAGTGAGGTAACTCAGCAACTGTTTCATAAAATTCTCCTGAAAATATCCCTGATCTTCTGTATTGGAATTCTCTAAAAGAaagcaacaaaaataaataaataaataaataaataaattgctGCAAATAATTTCCACTTGAAAGATCCAGCAAAAACACAATATGTAAAtgctgaaagaaatatgaaatgtCACATAAATCTGACCTCATTTGCTATACACTAAATGAAATTCCTTTCACAAAATGCAAGCTTTTTGACATATCGTTTTACTAAATGATGGAAACAATATTCTCTCAGCATAGGTATTGCAAGTATTTCCATTATGGTGGAGGATTGCATAAGTGATGGCTGACAACCATGTTAACACTTCTGTTTACTGATCAATGGTATATTAAAGGTTACTACTTCTGAGAAATTACATAGaaaaactaaaatcaaaatatctCTCACATACACACATGCAGACAAGTTGCTTTTTTAGAATAATTACATGTTTTTACTTGCAAATAATATAAGTCACCTTAACGAGGATTCCGTGGATGAAGTTCCATCCACGTATAAATAATACAAATAATCTTAAGAGGATTCCAATTGTGTTGATGTAGTATCCAGATTAAGGTAGATCTTAAATAGAACATAATACTCGAACTCAGGTCAAagagggattttttttttccaatctaATAGATTTTATATGTTGTCCTCCCATAATATCCCCATTCATGTTGACTTTGAAATGTATGAACTGCTTATAAAATGGACATTGACCTAGTTTCAGTTTCTGACCACTATGGGTGTCACTGGGTCTGATTACACCAGCTTGCTGCAATTTGGAATACTTTTCTTCGACTAGTCACATATCTCTGCACAACCGAAGACTGTCTCATAACAGCAAGAGTCATGTCCTTCCATCCTCTAGAGTTTCAATTGCAATAAGACTTGACCAAAGTTGGCCTGATTGGGCCCAATTTTGCCAGGCTTGGGAAAGGGTCTTTGGCCCATCGAGTCACATCAGGCTCAAACTTGGCATTTTTAACCTAGCCTAGCCTGActatatgttatatatattatctatatattataaattatatatcataatatatttttaattattttaaaattaaaaatgtgAAATAGAAGGGAAGGGGGAGAATTGAGAGCTCTAAAGGCTAAAACTGTAATCCCCCATCCTCTTCTTTAACGCATACGTCATTAGCTGCCCCGTCGATTCTACTCCAACCTCTTCCGCCTCCTCTCTCTATTTGTGCTTCCCCACCAGCCAAACTGCCACTGCTCTCTACACCTCCAGCCACCACTACTCCTCTCACCCCTTCTCTCTAGGTCCCACCAAGCCAGCTGCCCTCTTTGCCACCCGCCCAGCCCCACTACCTTCCTCCCCAGCCCTCAGCCCCAACCTAGCCAAAGAAATAAAGGCTAGgaactccatctctctctctctctctctcacacacacacacacacacacacacaacacatgGGGCACCTAGGTTGGTTCGGGCCATTAAGCCAAGCCAAACTGGGCTTTTAGGATATGCATTGGGCCAAGCTCAGACTCTGAATATCAAACATGAAGCCGAGCCAGGTCAAGTCTGACTTGGAAAATTTTCGTTGATAACAGACTCAAGCCTAGCCCTAAATATGCAAAAAGATACCAAATATATCAACATCTATTTAGATCAAGTCCTTTTAGGGTAGGTACCTGTTCAGGATCAAGTAAATCCTTTCTATGGTAGctaatatatgtaaaaatatACCAAATACATCAACATCTATTTACCCTAAATCCATCTCAAACTCAGAACAAAGACCTTACTTTCATGCAACAAAAACAAGGGCTATAAGGCACCAAGTACCCATCCATAATGACTACAGAGGCACTCTACTTTAACTCAAATTTAATGTACCTGGATGGGACCAATTTTGATCAATTTCACTTTGAGTTTGACTGGAGCAATCCCTCTAACAACCTAAGCTACAAAAGTAAGATACTCTGAAACCATGGTACACTTTCTTTTCGAGGTTTTAAATACAGATGTTAAGTCTCCTCTAAAACGCAAGTAAGCTTTGCAAAACTACTATATTTTTCACAGAACATGAATAAAGATATATCCTTATCTTCTGTAACATCAACTGACAACCGTAGAGAAACTATATATGGAACGATCCAGGTGCCTCATGACCAGTCCTTGCCTTGTGGCTTGTCAAGATAGGGCCGTTAGGCGCATCCCTTGGCTTAACTTTTGGGCACATAAACTTGGTTCATGAAAACTAGACTAGCTAAAATTATTGTTCTCATGAGAACTAGACTAGCTAAAATTATTGTTCGCAAGCAAGTCTATATCAATTTTGATCTCATTGATCCGAACCAAGTTTTCCATGGATTGAAGAAATTTGCAATGGTGAAGATCTTCATATATTTTGGAAGTGATCATGatcatcaaaatttcatatcttgtCAATTATCTGGGATCAGATGACTGTGTATAGGATCTCTAATATTTGGATATTCAAAATGGTTGGAGATCTCTTCTACCATATCATTATTTTCTAGATCATCAATCTTGTTGTTTACTTGGTTTGACATCCAATTTGAATGTTGGCAAGATACTTTTATTGTCTCACGTCCAACAATGTCATTGATTTGATGGAAAACATAAAGAAGCTGAAATAACAAACTGTTGCCCCACAATTGTAAATCGATAGGTACCATGATGATAGAAAGTTTTGCTACTATAATAATAATTGGTCAAGAGTCTACAAATGCCAGCTGATCGACCcaagaaaatgctgaaaagacgggaaaaaaaatgaaagaacctTGGAATTCCTCAGTAAAAATACCACTTGGGAATTCATTATGCAAAAAAGGTCACCATAAAACATTCAAAAACTCATACGCTCATTTATAAAGACATCAAGGGCCTAAATCCAATAGCGACAGCATTACAAGTTTCCAAAGCACAGAAGGAATATGTTTGTATGGAGCAACCAACATATCTTTGATGTTGACAAAACATCCAAAAACAAACAAGGTAATAGAAGAAACTAATTCCAAGATTTCTGACTCTAACTGATGTAAACATCGTTTAAAAAACAACCCACCACTCAGACGATAATTACATATTTTTTCCAGTTCCACGACCAGTATTGTCAAGTATCACATTCCGTTATTCCATTTGAACGGTTGTGTTACAGATTGTTTATTAaaactcctttttcttcttctattgaAATGAATACTAAAGAAGATGGAATAATACCACATACCTTTCGAATCCGATTTGTTATTCTCATTTCCTTTCGGAGTTTCCTTCTTATGCTTCGGGTAGTAGTTCTCATAATCTAGCAATTAATGAAACAGAAAATTCCAACTTAACAGAGCCaccaaagaaagagagagggcccGGGAAAAAACAGACATTGGAAGATCGAAACTTTAAACGCCTACTCTTCTTGTTCGGTGATTCAGTAGAAAAGAACCGTCTCAAGCTAGGATTCGCAAGCAAGAATCTCCAATCCCGCTGGTAATTATTGGCTCCAAGAGCCTTATTCGCTCCAATGGAAGTCAAATAACTCCTCAGAAACCCCAAACCTCCACTGTCACCACGAAAAACCGGTGATTGCAGCAGGGATTCTTTCGAACACCCAGACCTCACACCATGACCACACGAGATAGCGCCCTTCGGATGGAAACCGATACATAAGAAGAGTAGAAAACGGAAAATAATCGAAGAAAAGATCAAAGAGGGGTATGAGAAACGAACTTACGGTTTCGAATCGGGAACGCGAGGATCGCGAGAGAGAGCGTCCGAGCCTGGAAAGGATCATCTTTTTCCGCGAGCTAACGCATGAACTGGCGAGGAAAGGGCGGAGAAGAACCCTAGAACGATGGTTTCGAATCCGATTAACGGGGAGTAGTGGtagggaaagaaggaagaaggggATTTATGAGGTGTCACGGTCATCAGCCAGAGAAGATGTCGCGGTTCAGGCTCTGGCGCCTAAGATAAATGCAGCAGACCGGAGTGCAATGGTACCGACGGTGATCATAACCAGCGTTGCGGGCGATATGAATTTTTAAACAGAGCCGTGGTGGCGGCTGGCACGCCAGAAGGACGGGAAAAAGTCCAAGTGAAGGGTGAGACTTTCTAGAACATTAAGCAAGTCTTCCCTTCTCGCGCGAGGCTATTGCTTGGGGACCAAGATTTGGATGGGCTTGGCGGGTTCACGGATTGCAGCTACGGAGGTGACCGGATCCCAGACTGGCTGCTGCTAGGGAACTCTTTGAAGACCCTCCAAACGGATGGTTGATTGGAACATCGTATAGGATGACCAGTTTTATGCTACCCATGTAATCATTTTAGTCATCTTTCAGCAACCGGGATGCATCTATTTTTGTTCTGCAGCATTTGGCTCGGTTATGATTTCTTTTAAAGAAAATATGTTTGTATAGCTTACCTCAGCCAAAAAAATAGATGTCTGTCTGGCTCCTTGCTAAAACAGAATAATCGTGTCTGTTATTCCAGTTGATATGCTGATTTCAGAGGTAAATGCCTTTTGATCTAAAAGAAATTATTTATGCATCGTGGGCAGTATAGAATCGTACGTACTGTTCGTAATAATTAGTTCATGCGCAAAATCAAAATgcgatgcacaaaaaaaaaaattttttgtttcaTCCACCCTGAGGAACTAATCACCACGGGCGATGTGCGCTGTTCTGCACTGCCCATGGTTCCctctctattaaaaaaaaaaaaaaaaaaaaaaaaggcgttTTCAGGTACAGGGTTATGCTTAAACGAACGGCTCAATTCATGAATCATTTGCATGCCACTTCTATAAAAATATCCAACAGACCCTCATcggtttgaataaaaattatgttttagtaaatctaatataatttgctattgtttttGACTGAACTCTATAattcagatttgataaaatacGAGACGAGTCTAGCAGCTACagcctcttttattttttatttttcaaaagaaaGATGAGTACAGCATGGAGGCAACCTACGTTCTCCCCCCCTCGCGCTCTTCCTGCGCTCCCCCTCTGCGCCGCAGCGCCACCTTCCTGCTCTTTCCCCTAAAAATCCCACCAATATCTCTCTCAGACCCAACCACAAACACCTGATCCCCATGTCAGCCTCTTCCCACTCCCAACCTAACCTCCCAAAACCCAAACACCTGATCCCCATGTCAGCCTCTTCCCACTCCCAACCTAACCTCCCAaaacccttctccttctcctacttcggCATGACATAAGTCTTCTGGCCCTGGCTCTTCGCTGTCCTCCTCGCCGCCTACGGCATctattccttcttcttcttcttcgagtcTTCCATCCGGAAGCGCCTCCACGGTGAGTTCTACCCCCGCTCCCACGTCCCCAAGTGGGATGCCAGCCTCCCCCGCGCCCAGATTAGGTTGGCAGTCTTCGGATTCGTCGGGCACTGGCCTGCTGCGTGTGAAGGGCGCCCGTGTTGCACCGGACCTCGGGCGGGTGGGCCAGTGTGGAGATGTGGCTTTTGTTTGCTATGACGCTCTTCATGCGCCACCACTCAATAATTCTTTACCTCTCGAGAAGGTGGTGCGGTTCGTGCCGTGTCGGTGGGTGCACGATCCACAATGCTGCTGTTTGCTCTACATTGCATCACGCGCGCCGATTGGCTTGTTGTTTCTTCTCGTGGTGAAATTGCCGTATTAAGGGCGAAAGGCAGAGTTGGAGTCGTCTCTGATCTTGGAGACTTTTAGGGAGAGGAACACGGAGTATATGAAAAAGGTCAGGTGTAGGCTAATTCCTCTTTTCTATTGATCGATTAGTTTGTGTGTGTTTAGCATCTTTGCTCTTTTTCTTGTTAGCAGGAATCTTACTCTCAGAACGATGAGCTTGAGACTATGACACgtaggtttctttttctttttcttttcttcgatGTCAAATAATGTGTACCATATTGCTTTTACCATCATTTTGCGCTACATTTTGTATCTTTGGTGAATTATAGAATCACTACAAGTAATATTTTCACGATCAATTTACCTTCTATGAGGTCCTAACTTTTTTGAAATTGCCTATGTTTTTGAATGAACATAACAAAAATGAAAAATACAATAAACAAAGAAGTATAATCCACTTGCCTTTTTTCCGTTTGTTGTTTGTCTCTAGCTTTATGGATTGTCTTCGCTGGTGGTTCCTAGCAAGGCCTATCTTGCTGTTTCGCTGTCTACAGTCAATATATGCTTCTTTGGATGCTCGTACAAACTCCATCCAATAACATTTCATAATGATGTTAGTACAAAGGGACCTTCTTCATTATAGCTGCCATCATTTTGGCACTAAAAAATGACATCGAGAATAAATTGGACCGGGGAAAAAGGTTAATTCCTAGTGACATGAGTGATGTAGAAGCAGTCCATTTGGGATATGGAGGAAAGATGTCCTGGATCTTGTCATATGCTTAAGTGCACCTTTTCTTCAATTTGATACATGGATTAATAAGAAGCAAAAAATCTATTATTCTAGTTTAGGTGGAGGGAAGATGGTTTTTTTGAACCTGCAGGCATGGAGACAATCAAGCAAACATAAGGAGAAGGCAGTGTTCTGGATGTCCGCTGCCATTCAAATATTGAGATTATAGATCCTAGAGTTTGAAGACCGAGATCTTACGTATATTGTAATATAAGCTTCTCAGAAATAACTTAACCTTTGTCAGCCCATTGCCTCTATAAAGATTTTGTACTTAA encodes the following:
- the LOC105056920 gene encoding ATP-dependent zinc metalloprotease FTSH 8, mitochondrial-like yields the protein MILSRLGRSLSRSSRSRFETGAISCGHGVRSGCSKESLLQSPVFRGDSGGLGFLRSYLTSIGANKALGANNYQRDWRFLLANPSLRRFFSTESPNKKNYENYYPKHKKETPKGNENNKSDSKENSNTEDQGYFQENFMKQLLSYLTPILFIGLLLSSFSLGSSDQKEISFQEFKNKLLEPGLVDHIVVSNKSVAKVYVRNYPKISKQTEDNEIQRSPTNMPPGHTGSQYKYYFNIGTVESFEEKLDEAQKALGIDPHDYVPVRYISEVIWYQELLRFAPTLFLVGLIYLMGRRIQGGFSIGGGAGRGNRGIFNIGKAQVTKMDKNSKNKVFFKDVAGCDEAKQEIMEFVHFLKNPKKYEELGAKIPKGALLVGPPGTGKTLLAKATAGESGVPFLSIAGSDFMEMFVGVGPSRVRNLFAEARQCAPSIIFIDEIDAIGRARGRGGFSGSNDERESTLNQLLVEMDGFGTTSGVVVLAGTNRPDILDKALLRPGRFDRQITIDKPDIKGRDQIFRIYLKKIKMDKDPSYYSQRLAALTPGFAGADIANVCNEAALIAARSEETHVTMQHFEAAIDRIIGGLEKKNKAISKLERRTVAYHESGHAVAGWFLEHAEPLLKVTIVPRGTAALGFAQYVPNENLLMTKEQLFDMTCRTLGGRASEEVLLGKISTGAQDDLEKVTKMTYAQVAVYGFSDKVGLLSFPQRDDTFEMTKPYSSKTAAIIDSEVREWVTKAYQRTVELIKEHKDQVIQIAELLLEKEVLHQDDLVRVLGERPFKSSEPTNYDRFKQGFQEEAEDEGREPSKAIEEDDRSSSLSGEVVPT